In Nanoarchaeota archaeon, the following proteins share a genomic window:
- a CDS encoding VWA domain-containing protein: MPFNFFNPEYLILLAAIPIIYYFYSRSLKKKKKRAMQFNNLHLVRQAMKLSNHKPKNIEKILFIINSMVILLLILALADPHIPLKQEKKGVNVVLAIDVSGSMQANDYQPTRLEAAKKSAQILIDSLNTNDYVGIVTFSSGATTTAYLSPMKDRAKEKLAAISPQSQTAIGDGLALAVDMATSIPNKKKVVILLSDGVNNAGVISPEEAAKFAKDNKIQVYTIGVGSNQPAIMGYDPFGNPQYAQLDEEALKGIARDTGGEYHKSVDAKTLENIYSQLSEKIDREKKDTSIKDWFIACAIILAIGGIYLNYGKYSVIH, from the coding sequence ATGCCGTTTAATTTTTTCAATCCGGAATACTTGATTTTACTAGCCGCGATTCCGATAATCTATTACTTCTACAGCCGCTCGCTTAAGAAAAAGAAAAAGCGCGCAATGCAATTCAACAACCTGCATCTTGTCAGGCAGGCAATGAAATTAAGCAATCACAAGCCGAAAAATATCGAAAAAATATTATTTATTATAAATAGTATGGTGATACTTTTGCTTATATTAGCCCTTGCAGACCCTCATATTCCGCTTAAGCAGGAGAAAAAGGGAGTAAATGTGGTTCTTGCAATCGATGTTTCAGGCAGCATGCAGGCAAACGATTACCAACCGACACGCCTTGAAGCCGCAAAAAAATCTGCGCAGATATTGATAGACAGCCTCAACACAAACGATTATGTCGGCATTGTCACATTCTCTTCCGGAGCAACAACAACAGCATACCTCTCACCTATGAAAGATCGCGCGAAAGAAAAGCTCGCAGCAATTTCTCCTCAGAGCCAGACTGCGATCGGTGATGGCCTTGCGCTTGCAGTGGATATGGCAACAAGCATACCTAACAAGAAAAAAGTAGTCATACTTCTTAGCGACGGAGTAAATAATGCAGGGGTTATATCGCCAGAGGAAGCAGCAAAATTCGCAAAAGACAACAAGATACAAGTCTACACAATAGGCGTCGGCTCAAACCAGCCCGCAATAATGGGATATGACCCGTTCGGAAATCCGCAATATGCACAGCTTGACGAAGAAGCTCTCAAAGGAATCGCGCGTGACACTGGCGGCGAATACCACAAATCAGTTGACGCAAAAACTCTTGAAAACATTTACTCGCAACTATCTGAAAAAATAGACCGCGAAAAAAAGGATACGTCCATAAAGGACTGGTTTATAGCATGTGCCATTATTCTTGCAATAGGAGGAATTTACCTGAATTATGGAAAATACTCAGTAATCCATTAG
- a CDS encoding DUF58 domain-containing protein, producing MKNYLNTLGQKGKKLHHYASRVFKMAHPIGSKIFQKFKKTEANDADKTIKKQEIPKKIKNVAEKQKAIKRIKLLEIKTRRLVNGLMQGAYHSVFKGRGIEFSDMREYEAGDDIRTINWNVSAKMNKPFVKEFIEERDLAAIVLLDISGSGNFGTENALKKEIGAEIASSIIFSATRNNDRAGLLLATDFIEKYVPPKKGKKHAMRLLSDILFFEPKSKATNLKKPLHFLSKVLKQKSIIFIVSDFFDSPANFRKELSILGKKHDVIAINLADEREYLIPNVGFIELEDGETGEQVLVDTSNELFRKNFSEISKKRKNEIKKIMTESKVDFIETSTSKEWFFSVASFFKMRQKRRRIR from the coding sequence ATGAAAAATTATTTGAATACACTCGGACAAAAAGGAAAAAAACTGCACCATTATGCTTCGCGCGTTTTTAAAATGGCGCATCCAATAGGCTCGAAAATATTTCAAAAGTTCAAAAAAACAGAAGCCAATGATGCTGATAAAACCATCAAAAAACAGGAAATCCCAAAAAAAATAAAAAACGTTGCCGAAAAGCAGAAAGCTATAAAGCGCATAAAGCTCTTGGAAATAAAGACGCGCAGGCTTGTGAACGGCCTTATGCAGGGCGCGTATCATTCGGTTTTCAAAGGCCGTGGAATAGAATTTTCAGACATGCGCGAATACGAAGCAGGCGACGACATACGGACAATAAACTGGAATGTCTCGGCAAAGATGAACAAGCCGTTTGTCAAGGAATTTATCGAGGAGCGCGACCTCGCGGCAATTGTCCTACTTGATATCTCGGGAAGCGGAAATTTCGGAACTGAAAACGCGCTGAAAAAAGAAATCGGCGCAGAAATTGCTTCAAGCATCATATTTTCAGCAACAAGGAATAATGACCGCGCAGGATTGTTGCTTGCGACAGATTTCATTGAAAAATATGTGCCGCCAAAAAAAGGAAAAAAACACGCAATGCGCCTGCTTTCAGACATACTTTTTTTTGAGCCGAAAAGCAAGGCAACAAACCTAAAAAAGCCGCTGCATTTTTTGTCAAAAGTTTTGAAGCAGAAAAGCATAATTTTTATAGTCTCTGACTTTTTCGATAGTCCCGCAAACTTCCGAAAAGAATTGAGTATACTTGGGAAAAAACACGACGTCATTGCAATAAATCTGGCCGATGAACGAGAATATCTTATTCCTAATGTCGGTTTTATAGAGCTTGAGGATGGCGAGACCGGGGAACAAGTACTTGTTGACACATCAAACGAACTGTTCAGAAAGAATTTCAGCGAGATTTCAAAAAAAAGAAAAAACGAAATAAAGAAAATAATGACTGAAAGCAAAGTCGATTTCATCGAAACTTCGACATCAAAAGAATGGTTTTTTTCTGTTGCGTCTTTTTTTAAGATGCGCCAGAAAAGAAGACGGATAAGATAA
- a CDS encoding MoxR family ATPase encodes MPDKEIKENKEILELNKKAVAYAAELDKISNEMKKVIVGQEKVIQRLIISLVSDGHILLEGMPGLAKTIMIKTLSDSINTTFKRIQFTPDLLPADILGTKIYNHKSSSFSTKKGPIFANFILADEINRAPPKVQSALLEAMQEKQVTISDETFMLQKPFLVLATQNPIETEGTYSLPEAQVDRFMFKVFVGYPSKEEELQIVQRMTGSEIPNVKKIISPDKILEIQSFVRKIYADEKIMCYATDIVHATRNRNDGIVEYGASPRASIWMVLGGKAHALLAGRGYVIPEDIKAVAHDVLRHRLILTYEAEAENVTTDSVIDGILKEVRVP; translated from the coding sequence ATGCCGGATAAAGAAATTAAAGAGAACAAAGAAATTCTTGAGCTGAACAAAAAGGCGGTGGCGTATGCCGCAGAACTTGACAAGATATCAAATGAAATGAAAAAAGTCATTGTCGGCCAGGAAAAAGTCATTCAGCGCCTGATTATTTCCCTTGTTTCTGACGGCCACATACTTCTTGAAGGCATGCCCGGGCTTGCAAAGACAATAATGATAAAAACGCTTTCCGATTCCATCAATACGACATTTAAAAGAATCCAGTTCACGCCCGACCTTCTTCCGGCAGATATTCTCGGTACAAAAATATACAACCATAAAAGCAGTTCTTTCTCGACAAAAAAAGGCCCGATATTTGCAAATTTCATTCTGGCGGACGAAATAAACCGCGCGCCTCCAAAAGTCCAATCCGCACTTCTTGAAGCAATGCAGGAAAAGCAGGTTACAATATCCGATGAAACTTTCATGCTTCAGAAGCCATTTCTCGTCCTTGCGACGCAAAATCCTATTGAAACAGAAGGTACGTACAGCCTTCCTGAAGCGCAGGTAGACCGGTTCATGTTCAAAGTGTTTGTCGGATACCCCTCGAAAGAAGAGGAACTGCAAATTGTGCAAAGAATGACGGGTTCTGAAATCCCGAATGTCAAAAAAATAATCTCGCCCGATAAAATACTTGAAATACAGTCTTTTGTGCGCAAAATCTACGCCGATGAAAAAATCATGTGCTACGCAACTGACATAGTGCACGCTACAAGAAACAGGAATGACGGAATTGTAGAGTACGGCGCATCCCCGCGCGCGTCAATCTGGATGGTTCTTGGCGGCAAAGCGCACGCCCTTCTTGCAGGCCGCGGCTATGTGATTCCAGAGGACATAAAGGCTGTTGCTCATGACGTTCTGCGCCACAGGCTGATATTGACATACGAAGCTGAAGCTGAAAATGTAACAACAGACAGCGTTATTGACGGAATATTAAAAGAAGTCAGAGTTCCATAG
- a CDS encoding 50S ribosomal protein L24e: MKCTFCGKEILVGTGKMFVKIDGTAYFFCNSKCQSNKEIRNPRHVKWTDTYRNEKIKEKSAVKK; this comes from the coding sequence ATGAAATGCACATTTTGCGGAAAAGAAATACTTGTAGGCACTGGAAAGATGTTCGTAAAAATTGACGGAACAGCATATTTTTTCTGTAATTCTAAGTGCCAGAGCAACAAAGAAATCAGGAACCCGAGGCATGTAAAGTGGACTGACACATATAGAAATGAAAAGATTAAGGAAAAATCCGCTGTGAAAAAATAA
- a CDS encoding 30S ribosomal protein S28e — MAVPTKVILIMGRAGVKGISRVRCKVTSDSGRDKVLVRNVLGPVRIGDILMVPEAEMETATLIE; from the coding sequence ATGGCAGTACCAACAAAAGTTATTTTAATTATGGGTCGAGCAGGCGTAAAAGGAATATCGCGCGTCAGGTGCAAAGTCACCTCGGATTCAGGGCGCGACAAAGTCCTTGTTAGAAATGTTCTTGGTCCGGTCCGCATAGGCGACATATTAATGGTGCCTGAAGCAGAAATGGAGACTGCAACGTTGATTGAGTAA
- the rpl7ae gene encoding 50S ribosomal protein L7Ae, which produces MAGKIFVEYEVSKEDSEKVLDALEAVKESGNIRKGVNETTKAIERGIAKLVVVAMDVQPEEIVMHIPALCKEKKAPYIFVESKEELGKAVGLEVSTASVAVVEEGRGKKNVDEVIERIKELQRK; this is translated from the coding sequence ATGGCAGGAAAAATTTTTGTAGAATACGAAGTTTCAAAGGAAGATTCTGAAAAAGTTCTTGACGCTCTTGAAGCAGTTAAGGAATCAGGCAACATACGCAAAGGCGTGAATGAAACAACAAAAGCAATAGAGCGAGGAATCGCAAAGCTTGTTGTTGTTGCTATGGATGTCCAGCCGGAAGAAATAGTAATGCATATTCCAGCACTCTGCAAAGAGAAAAAAGCTCCATATATCTTTGTTGAAAGCAAAGAAGAGCTTGGAAAAGCGGTGGGCCTCGAAGTTTCAACAGCTTCTGTTGCAGTTGTCGAAGAAGGCAGAGGAAAAAAGAATGTTGATGAAGTTATCGAGAGAATAAAGGAACTTCAAAGAAAGTAG
- a CDS encoding 50S ribosomal protein L44e, translating to MKYPREAKRYCPKCNKHTDQKLERVKTSGRRSGSSLKKGRRKTVKLDYGYGGSPYPKLENNRRAGAKTSQKVMIRYGCKTCGKKTQSMNAIRMKKFEIAQATGQ from the coding sequence ATGAAGTACCCAAGAGAAGCAAAACGTTATTGTCCAAAGTGTAATAAGCATACTGATCAGAAGCTTGAGCGCGTGAAAACATCAGGAAGGCGCTCAGGCTCTTCATTGAAAAAAGGCCGAAGAAAAACAGTCAAGCTGGACTATGGCTACGGAGGCTCGCCTTATCCGAAACTTGAAAACAACAGGCGTGCAGGAGCAAAAACATCGCAAAAAGTCATGATACGATACGGATGTAAAACCTGCGGAAAAAAGACTCAGTCAATGAATGCAATACGAATGAAAAAATTCGAGATTGCGCAGGCAACCGGCCAGTAA
- a CDS encoding prephenate dehydrogenase → MEIGVIGTGDMGKRYAKVFDKAGYRVNCCDLPQNTKKLEEDFNGTGINILSDGVAVSSRSDLIFYLVPTESIEETVAKYGPSTKKNAIVSSGTSVMTPSINAFEKYMPEDVNIINWHWLFGPSINPKGQPTVLVNYRSSDEAYEEAKKAFESIGTNLIELSCQEHDKITADTQVVTHVGFEAMGTAWKNVGVYPWENPSYVGGIDNVKVLMCLRIYSGKPHVYSGLAILNPYAREQVKQYAVSESELFKLMIKENAQEFTDRIKKAGEYVFGHDNTPILLDEAIMREFGLGLSSENKMPNSHLSLLSMVDAWYQLKTNPYENMICQTPPFRLRLGIVEHLFKNPDLLKESLDAALYNKEIRGDDLEFHTAVREWATIIGNGDTKGYQNQFDTTKAFFKNRLEEGMKKSGDLIKKLNKKS, encoded by the coding sequence ATGGAAATAGGAGTTATAGGAACCGGCGATATGGGCAAACGATATGCAAAGGTATTTGATAAAGCAGGTTATAGAGTGAACTGCTGCGATTTGCCCCAAAACACAAAAAAGTTGGAAGAGGATTTCAATGGCACCGGAATTAATATACTGTCTGATGGAGTAGCAGTTTCAAGCAGAAGCGATTTAATTTTCTATTTAGTGCCAACTGAAAGCATAGAAGAAACCGTAGCAAAATACGGTCCATCAACAAAGAAAAATGCGATTGTATCATCCGGAACATCGGTCATGACGCCATCCATAAACGCATTTGAAAAATACATGCCGGAAGATGTAAATATAATTAATTGGCATTGGCTCTTTGGTCCTTCAATAAATCCAAAGGGACAGCCCACGGTTTTAGTAAATTATCGGAGTTCAGATGAGGCATACGAAGAAGCAAAAAAAGCTTTTGAATCGATAGGGACCAATCTTATAGAGTTATCGTGTCAAGAGCATGATAAGATAACAGCTGACACACAAGTTGTTACACATGTAGGTTTTGAAGCCATGGGAACTGCATGGAAAAATGTTGGCGTCTATCCTTGGGAAAATCCTTCTTATGTTGGAGGGATTGACAATGTCAAAGTTCTAATGTGCCTACGGATATACTCAGGAAAGCCACACGTATATTCAGGATTAGCTATCCTTAACCCATATGCGCGGGAACAGGTTAAGCAATATGCAGTATCTGAATCAGAATTATTCAAGCTTATGATAAAAGAAAATGCGCAAGAGTTTACTGATAGAATCAAAAAAGCCGGTGAATATGTGTTCGGGCACGATAATACACCTATTCTTTTGGATGAGGCTATTATGCGCGAGTTTGGTTTGGGATTATCTTCCGAAAACAAAATGCCAAACTCTCACTTAAGCCTTTTATCTATGGTCGATGCATGGTATCAACTAAAAACAAATCCTTACGAAAATATGATTTGCCAAACACCACCGTTCAGATTAAGACTCGGCATTGTCGAACACTTGTTTAAAAATCCAGATTTGCTTAAAGAGTCATTGGATGCTGCTTTGTATAATAAAGAAATCAGGGGCGATGATTTGGAATTCCACACTGCTGTCAGAGAATGGGCGACAATCATTGGAAACGGCGATACAAAAGGTTATCAAAATCAATTTGATACGACAAAAGCATTTTTCAAAAATCGGCTCGAAGAAGGCATGAAAAAAAGCGGAGATTTAATAAAAAAGCTAAATAAGAAAAGCTGA
- a CDS encoding DUF1610 domain-containing protein, translating to MNEMKCTVCSANIIPGENYVEFACPKCGEEKVIRCKKCKMTANEYACKKCGFVGP from the coding sequence GTGAATGAAATGAAATGCACAGTATGTAGCGCGAATATAATTCCGGGTGAAAATTACGTTGAATTCGCATGCCCTAAATGCGGCGAAGAGAAGGTTATCCGATGCAAAAAATGCAAGATGACTGCAAACGAATACGCATGCAAGAAATGTGGATTCGTTGGTCCGTAA
- a CDS encoding elongation factor 1-beta yields the protein MVRNVILTLQVMPESVEVSLESIKAEIKKMPIMGQIKDMKEEPVAFGLKSLKVLTILPDEGGITDKIEEAVRKIKGVQSAETVGVTLI from the coding sequence ATGGTACGAAACGTAATTCTAACATTGCAAGTGATGCCGGAATCGGTTGAAGTAAGCCTTGAGAGCATAAAGGCTGAGATCAAAAAAATGCCGATTATGGGCCAGATAAAAGACATGAAAGAAGAGCCTGTAGCATTCGGTCTTAAGTCGCTTAAAGTCCTCACAATTCTTCCTGATGAAGGTGGCATTACAGACAAAATCGAGGAAGCTGTGCGCAAAATAAAAGGAGTGCAAAGCGCGGAAACTGTCGGAGTAACTTTAATTTAA